From a single Bacillus pseudomycoides DSM 12442 genomic region:
- a CDS encoding YunG family protein codes for MLFFEGENIKNILLQSWSIESSSKWTLNNPAMGQCGVTALVINDLYGGEILKTELEEGWHFYNEINEKRYDFTESQFPSSIEYMDVPSNREEAFADTNDKQYNYLKQRVNEKITNE; via the coding sequence ATGTTATTTTTCGAAGGGGAAAACATAAAAAATATTTTACTTCAATCTTGGTCGATAGAATCAAGTTCTAAGTGGACTTTAAACAATCCTGCAATGGGACAATGTGGTGTAACAGCACTAGTGATAAATGATTTGTATGGAGGAGAAATATTAAAGACAGAACTTGAAGAAGGATGGCATTTTTATAATGAAATCAATGAAAAACGTTATGATTTTACAGAAAGTCAATTTCCTAGTTCTATCGAATATATGGATGTTCCTTCTAATAGAGAAGAAGCTTTTGCAGATACAAATGACAAACAATATAATTATTTAAAGCAAAGAGTAAACGAAAAAATAACAAATGAATAG
- a CDS encoding GNAT family N-acetyltransferase: MQNLEIKEIKLLDKDIEELSELLKTVVDDGASIGFLPPLEQEESTKYWQTVLAPEVILFIAKINNKVAGSVQLHLITKPNGIHRAEICKLMTHPSFRRNGIGRSLMQKAEERAKQESRSLLVLDTREGDPSNRLYKSLDYQESGKIPGYAISPNGEFDATVIYYKFI; encoded by the coding sequence ATGCAAAATCTAGAAATAAAAGAGATTAAACTACTTGATAAAGATATTGAAGAGCTTTCTGAACTTTTGAAAACTGTAGTAGATGATGGAGCGTCAATAGGTTTTTTACCTCCACTGGAACAAGAAGAATCGACAAAGTATTGGCAAACTGTTTTAGCACCAGAGGTGATATTGTTTATTGCCAAAATAAACAATAAAGTGGCAGGCAGTGTTCAATTGCATTTAATTACAAAGCCGAATGGAATCCACAGAGCTGAAATTTGCAAGTTAATGACTCATCCTAGCTTTAGACGTAACGGTATTGGACGTTCACTTATGCAAAAAGCAGAAGAAAGAGCAAAACAAGAAAGTAGGTCTCTTTTAGTATTAGATACTAGAGAAGGAGATCCTTCCAATAGATTGTACAAGTCATTAGACTATCAAGAATCCGGCAAAATACCGGGGTATGCAATTTCTCCGAATGGTGAATTTGATGCAACGGTTATTTATTATAAATTTATTTAG
- a CDS encoding YuzF family protein, which translates to NDFSEQNMVSVPNPYVYQTLQSVIGKLVVIETVRGNVRGKLKDVKPDHLLIEDTVPYIVRIQQIVWIMPKQ; encoded by the coding sequence AAAATGACTTTAGTGAACAAAATATGGTAAGTGTACCTAACCCCTACGTATATCAGACATTACAATCAGTAATTGGTAAACTTGTGGTTATTGAAACTGTAAGAGGTAATGTAAGAGGCAAGTTAAAGGATGTGAAACCAGATCATTTGCTCATTGAAGATACGGTACCGTATATTGTACGTATTCAACAAATTGTATGGATTATGCCAAAACAATGA